The Chloroflexaceae bacterium genome has a segment encoding these proteins:
- the can gene encoding carbonate dehydratase: MRTLSYLFNNNRKWAAAILERDPGFFEKLSRQQAPRYVWIGCSDSRVPANDIVGLLPGELFVHRNVANQVIHTDLNCLAVLQYAVEVLRVEHVIVCGHYGCGGVKAAMLNTHLGLIDNWLRHIQDVMHKHAALLEGLPDDEQRLDRLCELNVIEQVVHVAHTTVVQSAWERGQDLEIHGWIYRISDGLLHDLQVYARSEAELQEHYQRACARYRQQ; the protein is encoded by the coding sequence ATGCGAACCCTCAGCTACCTGTTCAACAACAATCGGAAGTGGGCCGCCGCGATTCTCGAGCGCGATCCGGGATTCTTCGAGAAACTCTCGCGCCAGCAGGCCCCCAGGTATGTGTGGATTGGCTGCTCTGACAGCCGTGTTCCGGCCAACGATATCGTCGGCCTGCTGCCAGGGGAACTCTTCGTTCACCGGAACGTGGCCAATCAGGTCATCCACACCGATCTGAACTGCCTGGCGGTGCTCCAGTACGCAGTGGAAGTGCTGCGGGTCGAGCATGTGATCGTCTGCGGGCACTACGGCTGTGGTGGAGTCAAGGCTGCTATGCTCAATACACACCTGGGCCTGATTGACAACTGGCTCCGGCACATCCAGGACGTGATGCATAAGCACGCCGCGCTGCTGGAGGGTCTGCCTGATGACGAGCAGCGCCTCGACCGGCTCTGCGAGTTGAACGTGATCGAGCAGGTGGTCCACGTTGCGCACACGACGGTGGTGCAGAGCGCCTGGGAGCGCGGGCAGGATCTGGAGATCCACGGCTGGATCTACCGCATCTCCGATGGCCTGCTGCACGACCTGCAAGTGTACGCCAGGAGCGAGGCGGAACTCCAGGAGCATTACCAGCGCGCCTGCGCGCGCTATCGCCAGCAGTAA